AGTGTGTGGATTTGTTGCAGATCACAGCTAATCTGAGAATGGATAGTGGGATCAAGCAGCATCAGTCTTCAAAGTTTCGtcgatttttcatttttttaaaaacttttactTGTTTTTAACTTCTGAAAAGTTTTTACTTGAGTAGTTGATTTTTGGAATGGCTCATTCtcaagtgtgtatatatatatataaaacatatggTATGTTGATGTGACTTGTTAGGAGTAATTAAGTGTCATGTGTGGTGACGAGTTACCTTGCCTAGAGGTTATACATGTCTTAGATACTCTTCAGAGAATTATGGTCGAACAAGTGATACTATGTAAGTCGCCAAGTTAGTAGGTTGTCAGGTTTACAGTGCTTACGTGTCAGGCGTTTTATATTGCTATATAACGTGTATTTTCTATTACTAAGGTgatcaaattttgaattatgtggtgtataattcttaatttgcatgttttgtttGTACAATTTAATATATCTAGATTTATGGGTTTGTACAATTTCTAaagttatgataaaaaattatattatttataaggaGGACTATGAAGTTATTAGAATTTGCATGTTTTGTTTGTACAATTTCATATATCTAGATTTATGGGTTTGTACAATTTCTAaagttatgataaaaaattatattatttataaggaGGACTATGAAGTTATTAGAATTATTATAAAACCTTATTTAAAAaggttttatattataaattttatattaattttttatttaatttacgtattataaaaatgaatataaattaaagtttttattcaaattaagtttatataagtttttataattaaatctaCGAACTATTTGGATCGTGAGCTCAAATATTTTAAGGTTGATGTTAATTAtgtaaatagaaaatatttttttgtaccATATCGTGAGATATGATATTGTTTGAGAAAATGATGCCAAATGCAAACATAAGAGACAGCTTGTGAactttttaatttgaaatattcaaGGTTCTGAAATGTGATTGAAAAGACATTTGatgttctaaaaataatattcctTACATTAACATCACCTAGCATGAAAAAACAATGTTATATTGTACTAGCATGTAACAATGAGTATTCGACTGAATTGAGTGAATAcatttcgagttaattgagtcatattttatcatcctaactagAATTGaaatttttcgaatcgagtcgagtgaaatgaaattcgagtcaagtcgaattgagtaaaattattcgagttaaattaaaaaaatcaaatatgtcaaattaaaatcttggtACAGTATAAATAATTCTATGTTATAACACATAAAGTCCaaaccatatatattttaaaacattttcaaagcaaaaataaaaaaccattaatattataaacttaaataattaattaacttatttaggtctcaaatttattattttagaaaatttttaaatttataattttttaaaaatataattgttgaaatttttataaatattttttttgattttttaaaattaaatcaagttttgCTCGCTCTTATTAGCATGTTGTACATTTCATAAGTTGGTGGAATTGAAATGATCAATACTTCAAAGAATACATTCATGAAGTAAATCTTAATAATCCTAATtatgtaaatttaaatttagatgaTGAACTCGATCAAGAACCAACAAATGATTATAAATAGCATATGTTAAATATTGAACATAAATATACTAACAAATATGTAGTAAAACACTTATATAAAACCATctattatgtttatttttcttgttatttttattaataaatatattactacctattttttagattaacataataaatacaatgatttaattttaattttgtcatttacttaaattatttttatcatattaatagttttttataataattaattttgaaaaaatataaattatgttactttgtttattacaatttatattttcatCCAATTACTCTTTCTAATTTCCAAgctttacccaaaaaaaaaaacctatctTTAAATCTTCCATTGATATTCCCGTTTGTTTTCTCCCActgttttctctttttcctttaaaCCCCCAAACCATTTTAAAACCAAAAAGCCATTAGAACAAAACCCAATACTAAAtcgaaaaagagattgaaaaatgGCGAGCAGCAGTTCAGTGAACTTAGAGGATGTACCCTCCGAATCACTCATGACTGAGCTTCTCCGCCGTATGAAATGCGCCACCAAACCCGAGAAGCGCCTTATCCTTATTggtttgtctttttttttatgcCCCTTTTATTTATGTACTTATTTGATCGGTTTGAAGTTCGCATTGTGTTggataaattgcaaaattttgggtttttatttttattttttgagaacTACAATGGAATTTATCAGATCCGGTAATGCTTGTTGTAGCTGGTTTgtgtcaagttttttttttatttgtttacagTGAACCGTGAAAATGTATGAGTTTTCAAACCTCAAAAATTCAGATGAATATTGTTGAGGGGAGGTTGCTTTCGGGCCGGCCTCGGATCCTCAACGGTGGAGGTATTATTCACAGGTTGTTTATGGTTGGTTCCAGACTCAGGTTTTTATGTTCCTACTCCGAGGAGAACCTTTTTGGGCTTTTCTTGGAGTAGAGAGACAAAAAGCCGGTTTAAAACCGAGCATACACTTCGGAAACAATACCTCCACCGTCGAGGGTTCGAGATAGGCCCAACGACCTCCCCTCAACAAAGATTATTTACTTTTCATACGATTtaaatgaatatatcaatatggAATGGCAAAGTTTGAGTTAATTGTCAGTGTTAGGAATTtcgtttgtttatatatattttcagaAACTTTAGTTTCTTAGCTATAGAAAGTGTTAACGAATTCTTATTTATTAACGTTTATAGGGAAAAAATGAGTCTTTAGTAAAGTTCTAAAGCAATGAAAAGTGGGTTGAGTGAATTGCCAATGTTGGGATTTTTATTCTTGAGAAAAATTTAGTTTCTTAGCTTCAGAAAAGGTAAAAGTATCACGGAGGCCCTATACTAAGAGTCAGATTACATTTTGTTCaccttttactcaaaaaatgggtaaattagtctttatatgttagattaaagagtaaattgattatttttgttaaaaatttcattcatttttactgttaaaagcTGGTGTAGCTGACATAATAAGCAAATAATTACATGTGATTTGTCATGTGTACCTCATCCTGACGTACAAGgataaatttttaacagtaaaaatgatagaatttttaatagaaagaccaATTTGCTTCTTAATCTAACGAACAAtgactaatttgcctatttttttaatagagggGCACAATGCAATTTGACTTCTAATATAAGAGCTTTCAATGTACGTTTGCCCTTTAAAAATTGTTAATAAAATACTCATTATttacatttaaaagaaaaaaaatgggtcTTTTTTTAGCAAACTCTAAAGCAATGAACAGTGAGTTGAATGTATTGACAATGATGGGTTCTTTTTTCCTAAAACAATTAGTTTCTTAGCTTTATGATGTGTAAACATTAACAAATGTTCAGAGAAAAAATGggtctatttttagcaaactctaaAGCAATACCATTACGTTGTGAAGGccatagatttatttttttatgtttcatCTTTGTATGGTTGTTTCAACTCGCAACAAAGcctagcccacattttctttttaACAATGAAATGAATTTTTGATGCCAATTATGAACTTGTATTATTGTATTTTCCTTATATCATGCTGAAGAACTAATAGATTTTGGAATACTAACCATTAATCTATGTTTGCtcatactttttaattttttgaagtgACCCTTATTTGATGCCAGTGTATAATATATATCTAGATATCATTTTGGGGATATTGCCTtcgaaataaatgaaataacctTAAAACAATGAACATATCTGTGTCGGAAACATTCCCTTATTCTACACTAACACCCAAGTCCCGTAATCGCTGCAGCAATGTCTCTTCCAGATTACATCTCTTGGTCGCACAGgttttggaatttatttttttgttttctgcCTTAGCTTGACCTCAAATCAGATTGGAACTTGGGTTGCTTGAAAGCGAATAGAATGATACTAAAGTTTGGTATTTATGTCTCTTTTTTACCCAAGTCTATACAGAAAGTGCATGCTTCGTAGCATTCCTGAAAATGCATTGCATTCAATTATCATTCTTTACAGATACCGGGAAATCTTATGATTGGCAGGTCCACCCGGTTCGGGGAAAGGTACTCAATCACCAATGATTAAGGATGAGTACTGCTTGTGTCACTTGGCCACCGGTGATATGCTACGAGCTGCTGTTGCTGCTAAGACACCACTCGGTGTCAAGGCCAAGGAGGCCATGGATAAGGTTGAATTTATAGTAGTGTATGggttattttaatagtttttgaGGTTGCTCTTGAATATTGAGTTGTTTTATGATTGTTTCTCAGGGAGAACTTGTTTCCGATGAGCTAGTTGTCGGCATTATTGACGAGGCGATGAAGAAACCTTCGTGTCAGAAGGGTTTCATTCTTGATGGATTTCCGAGGACTGTAGGCCAAGCACAGATGGTATTGCCTTCTTTAGAATCTTTATGCTcgagtttttaaaaatatttacgctCATACTTCCAATTATGGGTTCTCGATCTTCGCTTTGCAGCTCGATGAAATGCTTGAAAAACAAGGAGTTAAAATTGATAAGGTGCTTGATTTTGCAATCGATGATTCAATCTTGGAAGAGAGGATTACTGGTCGATGGATCCATCCTGCTAGTGGTAGGTCTTACCACACGAAATTTGCACCTCCTAAAGTTCCCGGTGTTGATGATGTAAGTCGAACATAACAACCCTCATTTTACTTTTGTTTATTACATAAGCCTGAATTTGGTTGCCAAGCATTTTGGCCTTAAATGCAAACTAGTCGGTCTGTACATCAACCCCAAAGCCTTGATATAAGCTGCGTCACTGTTTTTCAACGAACCAATTGCATTTATGTTAACAAGCTCGTTTCCTTGTTTATGTTCTCTTCAAGGTAACCGGGGAACCTTTGATTCAACGTAAAGATGATACTGCAGCTGTTCTCAAGTCGAGGCTAGATGCATTTCACAAGCAAACTGAACCGGTGTGCTTTCTGTTTTCCCTAACTATTTCTATGCACGATTGAAATGCCATCGGCATTGTTACAGACTCTGTAATATCTAATTTGAATGCTTTCCGAGTTATCATCAACGGTTTTAATGGTGTCAATTGAAATGTAGGTGATTGATTATTACTGGAAGAAGGGAATAGTTGCAAAACTTCATGCAGCGAAGTCTCCGAAAGAGGTTACGGAGGAGGTTCAAAAGGTACTTTCATGATGAACTTTTCATTAGGAATGATGTACTCATGAATATTAGTTATCTTAACTTACAAACCTTAATTTTCGGATTTTTCTACATTCGGATATTCGGATCCATTGTTATTTGTATCTCATTGATAGATCGGTCCAAATGACCAACTCATGTTGGTTTcaagtattgatgatgaatgaTGATAATACTAAATAGCGTAGATTGACTACAAATTATTTTTGGATATTTGCTTTGCTTTGTTTGGGCTCTATTCATTTTTTTCTTGTTGCATGTACAAATACGAGTATACGATCTTTCAAATAACATCTGTGTCTAGTGATCACTCCTGGGGTTGGAATAACGCAGGTAATGGCAATTTCCGATTTGTATTTGTTGATACAAGAATGGGTTCTCACCCTGTTTAGGATAGGACTAAGAGTTGCCAAATAGATGGTCAAAGTAGTAGGGAGGAAGGAGGGAAGGAGATGTGGCTTGAGGTAGGTTGGGAGGAGAGATGTAGGTAGCCTTGTCTCATCCTTAAGCCCCGAGTCTTATATACTCATCGCCCCTATCTCGAGGTGTCATGTGTTGAGTTGTTATTGGTGGATGAAGTGCAAGTGACTTGGTAGAGTGGTGTTATGGCTCAAATGGGTTCCTTGGGCCTCGAGTCTTATATGTGCTATTCCTTGGCTTGAGGTGCAACACGTTAAGTTGCTATTGGTGGATCAGGGACAAGTGGTTTAATGTCATAGGTTTAAATAGAGTTTGATAAATTTCAAGTCATCTCAAATGAGACAATAGTAGTTATAGGTCTTGGTTGTCACGTAAGGGTCTTCTTGGGGATCTATTTGTACCGCTCATGATCTTGATGCCGGAGTGATCATAGCGAAGTGTAACAGTATTATTATATGATTAACTAAACCTTCTAGCTGACCATTTCAAGATCATTGTATATTCTTAATGAATGGAAAAGTAAACAAATTAGACAGTAACGgaatataaatatattgaaaGATAAAGGAGAGGTCCGTTGGGTCATCCACATGGTTGCTGATGTGAAGTTGATGATGACACATTGATTGTTTACAGcctcaaataattaaattaaaatcagtccaatataatatctttagttaggaTGAGCTTTCATCATATcggttcttaaattttttttgaaatttaactatttttacttttaatgttttcattttttgGGGGATAAGTATTGATAGCATAGAATTGAAACTCTGgaaattctaaatttttcttttttaaaaatatttttttattttctatccgATTTTGCTTTCAAAAAAGTATTGTATTCGATTTTTctataaatatcttatttaaaaaattatattatataaataataatatttcaaaatagtcgtattaaaaatgtataatacTATAATTATTTCAAAAGATTCATAATTTTCATTACCACATATATTCTAACAAAAAAGTTGATGGGACGTCGCTGATGACtctaatatgaaaaagaaaagtcAGAAATGTTACAATTAAACCTTGCAATTATTCAATCATGGTGGCCAAGCTtgcataatataatttaaaattagggCTAATTTACAAAAATGTCATTAAAGTATTAAGCGATTTTATGTTTTGGtactcaactttaaaaattacaaaataattattgaaatttctaaatttttcattcaAGTCACTAGgttgttaggtttttttttcttcttttctttaaatttagcTAGATCAATCGAGACTATTAGTAATAGAGATGTATCTATTTATCACTAGAGTAAGCTACACccaaagtcactaaactattagtaatagAAATGCATCTATTTATTGTTAGAGTAAGCTACACTcaaggtcattaaactattagtaagtttacattttggtcactcaacttcaaaagataacaaaatggtcacagaattatttaaaagtttttatttaagtcactaaagtGACTaaactattaagttttttttaaaaaaaaaattcaattagcGAGCTCCACGAGAGGATTTGACGATCGGTATGGTAGATCAGTACCTGTCGATGAGTAAAAGAATATCCCTTAGATCTAAGTCCATCTAACAATCAGTATCAAAGGTCGAAGAAGAAAGTTGTTCATATTTTGGTTTGCAGATTCATGATGTTCAaagctattttatgaaaaaaaattgagcaGTAGAAAAAGAGACGGAGAGCTCTCAATTAGTGTAGGCTATGCATCTAGAGAAGATCATACAGTAACGATTTTAACAgttcaataatttaaaatggaaatttttgaataaccattttataatttttcgaaGATGAGTGATCAAAActgaaatttattaataatttaataaatttttaccaataaaaaatttagctcaaTCAAGACTTGAACTACTAATAGAGTGTAATGCATCTATTTATCATTAATACAACAACTACACAAGTAGTTATGATGAAATTGTGTAATATTCAAGTATTTTTTGCCGGGAAGATTAACTGTTTCTGCTACTAAATAACTACCAATGGGTTCTTTAGATTCTTCATGTTCCTCTCTTTCATTAATATTTCTCCAAGAAACTGCAGGAAAATCTGGGAAAAAGAATCTTCAGTAATGGCAAGATCATCAGCAAGGATAATCAAGAACCCATTCATGAGTTTAACACCGAGTCCAAGATCACTAACTCAGTTATTCTCCGTTTCACCACCATTAACATCCCTTTTTTCTTCCAAGAAAACATCCCCATCCCTCTCCATTTTCATCCtttctttcttattttccttCACTTTCTTGGGAATCTCCATTTTCAGATTCTTCCCTAGCTCCCAAGATTCAATCCATTGTTCCATTATATCCCCAACAACATCCCCTATTTCATCCCATCCTTTACCATCTTCTTACTCTCAGATCATCTTAACATCTTTACTTGCCGGCATAAACTCCGACAACAAAATTCAACCCAGAATTGGCGGCACTGCAATGGTTCCATTACCAGTTCATTTGGTTTCTGGTAACTTGTCCGAAGAAGAAACTGAGTTCTGGAAACAACCAGATAGTAATGGCTACCGTCCTTGTTTGGATTCTACCATTGGGTATCGTAAAAGATCTGCAAAGATTTCCAAGGAGAAAAACAGGTTCTTGGTTGTGGTTGCTGCTGGGGGATTGAATCAACAAAAGAATCAAATCATTGATGCTGTTGTTATTGCAAGAATACTTGAAGCTGCTTTGGTTTTGCCTGTTTTGCAGGTCAACATGATATGGGAAGATGAAAGGTTTTACTATTCATTTTCGGGGTTTTCAGTCACATGCAATTTAGGCTGTTGGTTTTAATTTTCCATCTTCGTTTTTTTATCTATTATCGGGACTGATGTTTAGTGAAATCATGTTGGGGAATTGCAGTGAATTTCCAGATATATTCGATGTGGAACACTTCAAGAAGACATTAAGAGCAGATGTACGAGTTGTATCTTCGTTGCCATCGTCTCATTTGGTGGCTAAACAGACCATCGTAACTCAAATTCCTTACGGTGTTTCACCGTTTTGGATCCGTGCTAAGTTCTTCAAACaagtatgaaaaataataatataaatacgaTATGAATACACGAATTATCGATTcgattattaattttatttttgtgtttcagCTGAATCAAGAAGGGGTACTTGTACTCAAAGGATTAGATTCTAAGCTCTCCAAGAATCTTCCATCTGATTTACAGAAGCTTAGGTGTAAGGTAACATGTTTATCCCACTCATATTTGGATATTTATCATCCAAGAGTAGAAATCTTCGAAAAATTAAACAGCTCGTATTTAAGTAGATTGACTCATGAAATCAgttgaattaaaaatttatgtttgGTCGAGATAACAccctaaattaatattttatatctattttaaaacttatattcgGTATTTATAATTActcttttaagaatttttctTTTCAGGTAGCATTCCATGCACTGAGATTTTCGAAGCCAATTCTTCAAGTTGGGAACCAGCTAGCAAGAAGAATGTGGATTGAAGGTCCATATATATCTCTTCATCTTCGGCTCGAGAAAGATGTGTGGGTTCGAACCGGC
The Gossypium hirsutum isolate 1008001.06 chromosome A07, Gossypium_hirsutum_v2.1, whole genome shotgun sequence genome window above contains:
- the LOC107941046 gene encoding adenylate kinase 4; the protein is MASSSSVNLEDVPSESLMTELLRRMKCATKPEKRLILIGPPGSGKGTQSPMIKDEYCLCHLATGDMLRAAVAAKTPLGVKAKEAMDKGELVSDELVVGIIDEAMKKPSCQKGFILDGFPRTVGQAQMLDEMLEKQGVKIDKVLDFAIDDSILEERITGRWIHPASGRSYHTKFAPPKVPGVDDVTGEPLIQRKDDTAAVLKSRLDAFHKQTEPVIDYYWKKGIVAKLHAAKSPKEVTEEVQKVLS
- the LOC107941036 gene encoding O-fucosyltransferase 37 isoform X2, with protein sequence MFLSFINISPRNCRKIWEKESSVMARSSARIIKNPFMSLTPSPRSLTQLFSVSPPLTSLFSSKKTSPSLSIFILSFLFSFTFLGISIFRFFPSSQDSIHCSIISPTTSPISSHPLPSSYSQIILTSLLAGINSDNKIQPRIGGTAMVPLPVHLVSGNLSEEETEFWKQPDSNGYRPCLDSTIGYRKRSAKISKEKNRFLVVVAAGGLNQQKNQIIDAVVIARILEAALVLPVLQVNMIWEDESEFPDIFDVEHFKKTLRADVRVVSSLPSSHLVAKQTIVTQIPYGVSPFWIRAKFFKQLNQEGVLVLKGLDSKLSKNLPSDLQKLRCKVAFHALRFSKPILQVGNQLARRMWIEGPYISLHLRLEKDVWVRTGCRTGLGPKYDQIITQIQKTQPQYLTGRVNMSYSQRRLSGLCPLNAFEIARLLKALGAPQSGRFYIAGGEAFGGSKALEPLAAVFPNLVRKEMLARDGELSPFLNSSSALSAIDYIVSFNSDIFIPSHGGNMGRALQGHRAYMGHRKSIRPNKRTMLPFFEDSSISDEEFSSIIRSLHNKSMKPEPRKKQRDNDVIAYPVPECMCRHGSGIF
- the LOC107941036 gene encoding O-fucosyltransferase 37 isoform X1; translation: MFLSFINISPRNCRKIWEKESSVMARSSARIIKNPFMSLTPSPRSLTQLFSVSPPLTSLFSSKKTSPSLSIFILSFLFSFTFLGISIFRFFPSSQDSIHCSIISPTTSPISSHPLPSSYSQIILTSLLAGINSDNKIQPRIGGTAMVPLPVHLVSGNLSEEETEFWKQPDSNGYRPCLDSTIGYRKRSAKISKEKNRFLVVVAAGGLNQQKNQIIDAVVIARILEAALVLPVLQVNMIWEDESEFPDIFDVEHFKKTLRADVRVVSSLPSSHLVAKQTIVTQIPYGVSPFWIRAKFFKQLNQEGVLVLKGLDSKLSKNLPSDLQKLRCKNFSFQVAFHALRFSKPILQVGNQLARRMWIEGPYISLHLRLEKDVWVRTGCRTGLGPKYDQIITQIQKTQPQYLTGRVNMSYSQRRLSGLCPLNAFEIARLLKALGAPQSGRFYIAGGEAFGGSKALEPLAAVFPNLVRKEMLARDGELSPFLNSSSALSAIDYIVSFNSDIFIPSHGGNMGRALQGHRAYMGHRKSIRPNKRTMLPFFEDSSISDEEFSSIIRSLHNKSMKPEPRKKQRDNDVIAYPVPECMCRHGSGIF